Proteins from a genomic interval of Sphingopyxis sp. QXT-31:
- a CDS encoding MBL fold metallo-hydrolase, with protein sequence MNAPNPPLRAAIVPVTAFQQNCTLLGCTETNKAAFVDPGGDLDKLREAVRQTGVEVEKILVTHGHMDHCGMAGVLAKELGVPIEGPHEDDRFWIEGLATAGERFGMEGEPFEPDRWLVDGDKVTVGNLSIDVIHCPGHTPGHVVFHHEPSKLAIVGDVLFQGSIGRTDFPRGNHQQLLDSITQKLWPLGDDTVFLPGHGPHSKFGQERRTNPYVSDMAMGA encoded by the coding sequence ATGAACGCTCCCAATCCGCCGCTGCGCGCCGCGATCGTGCCCGTCACCGCCTTTCAGCAGAACTGCACCCTGCTGGGGTGCACCGAGACCAACAAGGCCGCCTTCGTCGATCCCGGCGGCGACCTCGACAAGCTGCGCGAGGCGGTGCGCCAGACCGGGGTCGAGGTCGAGAAGATCCTCGTCACCCACGGGCATATGGACCATTGCGGCATGGCGGGCGTGCTCGCGAAGGAGCTTGGCGTGCCGATCGAGGGGCCGCACGAGGACGACCGCTTCTGGATCGAGGGCCTTGCGACCGCGGGCGAGCGCTTCGGCATGGAGGGCGAGCCCTTCGAGCCCGACCGCTGGCTGGTCGACGGCGACAAGGTGACCGTCGGCAACCTCAGCATCGACGTCATCCACTGCCCCGGCCACACGCCGGGGCATGTCGTCTTCCATCACGAGCCCTCGAAGCTCGCGATCGTCGGCGACGTGCTGTTCCAGGGCTCGATCGGCCGCACCGATTTCCCGCGCGGCAACCACCAGCAGTTGCTCGATTCGATCACGCAGAAATTGTGGCCGCTCGGCGACGACACGGTGTTCCTGCCGGGCCACGGCCCGCACAGCAAATTCGGCCAGGAACGGCGCACCAACCCCTATGTCAGCGACATGGCGATGGGCGCTTGA
- a CDS encoding retropepsin-like aspartic protease family protein codes for MLGRFILLVAGIAAISVGLAGVAIRTTDPQRPEIAAAKPKDDGGWGERGGGGWSSDDARVASSGEVRLGRAGDSHFYADANVDGTNIRMMVDSGASVVALTRRDAEAIGIDVDSLPVAGTARTAGGDVPMRRVVLDSVDIDGIEVRRVEAAVVDADMGVSLLGQSYLAKLDAVNVEGDTMTLR; via the coding sequence ATGCTGGGGCGTTTCATCCTGCTGGTCGCGGGCATCGCGGCGATATCGGTCGGCTTGGCCGGGGTGGCGATTCGCACGACCGACCCGCAGCGCCCCGAGATCGCCGCCGCGAAACCGAAGGACGACGGCGGCTGGGGCGAGCGCGGGGGCGGCGGCTGGTCGTCGGACGACGCGCGTGTCGCCTCGTCGGGCGAGGTCCGGCTCGGCCGTGCGGGCGATTCGCATTTCTACGCCGACGCCAATGTCGACGGCACCAACATCCGCATGATGGTCGACAGCGGCGCCTCGGTCGTCGCGCTGACCCGCCGCGATGCCGAGGCGATCGGGATCGACGTCGACAGCCTGCCCGTCGCGGGCACCGCGCGCACCGCCGGCGGAGACGTCCCGATGCGCCGCGTCGTCCTCGACAGCGTCGATATCGACGGCATCGAGGTGCGCCGCGTCGAGGCCGCGGTGGTCGACGCCGACATGGGCGTCTCGCTCTTGGGGCAAAGCTATCTCGCCAAGCTCGACGCGGTGAATGTCGAGGGCGACACGATGACGCTGCGCTGA
- the ygfZ gene encoding CAF17-like 4Fe-4S cluster assembly/insertion protein YgfZ: protein MPNTTLHDRALIRLSGDDVRGFLQGLVTNDTTGNLPVWAALLTAQGKALFDFLIWGDGDDVLIDCERTAAADLTKRLTLYRLRRAIIISPEETLAVHWAREGDLGVVDPRLPELGQRWLAPADAGEGADAAWRAHRLALGVTEGRAELGDGATLWLECNAAELSGVSFTKGCYVGQENTARMNWRQKVNRRLVVVPLAEADEKRQLIAYPDLGLSVEHRRVETIDPARAPEWMRAGLAVDS from the coding sequence ATGCCCAACACAACCCTTCACGACCGCGCGCTGATCCGCCTGTCGGGCGACGACGTCCGCGGCTTCCTGCAGGGGCTCGTCACCAACGATACCACGGGCAACCTGCCCGTCTGGGCGGCGCTGCTCACCGCGCAGGGCAAGGCCTTGTTCGACTTCCTGATCTGGGGCGACGGCGACGATGTCCTCATCGACTGCGAGCGCACGGCCGCGGCCGACCTGACCAAGCGGCTCACGCTCTATCGCCTGCGCCGTGCCATCATAATCTCGCCCGAGGAGACGCTCGCAGTGCACTGGGCGCGTGAGGGCGACCTTGGCGTCGTCGACCCGCGCCTGCCGGAACTCGGCCAGCGCTGGCTCGCGCCCGCCGACGCGGGCGAAGGCGCCGACGCGGCATGGCGCGCGCACCGGCTGGCGCTCGGGGTGACCGAAGGCCGCGCCGAACTCGGCGACGGCGCGACCTTGTGGCTCGAATGCAACGCTGCTGAATTGAGCGGCGTCAGCTTTACCAAGGGCTGTTACGTCGGGCAGGAAAATACCGCGCGGATGAACTGGCGGCAAAAGGTTAACCGCCGGCTCGTCGTCGTGCCGCTGGCCGAGGCCGACGAAAAACGCCAGCTGATCGCCTATCCCGACCTCGGCCTGTCGGTCGAGCATCGCCGCGTCGAGACGATCGACCCGGCCCGCGCGCCTGAATGGATGCGCGCGGGGCTCGCGGTCGACTCATGA
- the pyrC gene encoding dihydroorotase gives MTDRLTIRRPDDWHVHLRDGAMLDHVAKYTAAQFARAIIMPNLSPPVTTAEEGAAYRDRIRAAVPGMDFTPLIVAYLTDASDPDQMARGHSEGVFTAAKLYPAHATTGSAHGVTDIAKIMPVFERMAEIGMPLLIHGEVTDHDVDIFDREEVFIERTLKGLVHDLPELKIVFEHITTSEAVDFVKAAPANVAATITPQHLHINRNAMLVGGIRPHAYCLPVAKREQHRLAVRAAAVSGSPKFFLGTDSAPHAAHTKEAACGCAGIFNAPYALESYIAVFDEEGALDKFEGFASEHGPNFYGLPLNGGTVTLERGETVVPERCGEVVPFHAGETLGWRLV, from the coding sequence ATGACCGACCGCCTGACCATCCGCCGCCCCGACGACTGGCACGTCCACCTGCGCGACGGCGCGATGCTCGATCATGTGGCGAAATATACCGCGGCGCAGTTCGCGCGCGCGATCATCATGCCCAATCTGTCGCCGCCGGTGACCACTGCTGAGGAAGGTGCCGCCTATCGCGACCGCATCCGCGCCGCAGTGCCGGGCATGGATTTCACGCCGCTGATCGTCGCTTACCTGACCGATGCGAGCGACCCTGACCAGATGGCGCGCGGGCACAGCGAAGGCGTGTTCACCGCGGCGAAGCTCTATCCCGCGCACGCCACCACCGGCAGCGCGCACGGCGTCACCGACATCGCCAAGATCATGCCGGTGTTCGAGCGGATGGCCGAGATCGGAATGCCGCTGCTGATCCACGGCGAGGTCACCGACCATGACGTCGACATCTTCGACCGCGAGGAGGTGTTCATCGAACGCACGCTGAAGGGGCTGGTGCACGACCTGCCCGAATTGAAGATCGTGTTCGAGCACATCACGACCTCGGAAGCAGTCGATTTCGTCAAGGCGGCGCCCGCCAATGTCGCGGCGACGATCACTCCGCAGCATCTGCACATCAACCGCAACGCCATGCTCGTCGGCGGCATCCGGCCGCACGCCTATTGCCTGCCCGTCGCGAAGCGCGAGCAGCATCGGCTCGCGGTGCGCGCGGCGGCGGTGTCGGGCTCGCCCAAATTCTTCCTCGGCACCGACAGCGCCCCGCACGCGGCGCACACCAAGGAAGCCGCCTGCGGCTGCGCCGGCATCTTCAACGCGCCCTATGCGCTGGAGAGCTATATCGCGGTGTTCGACGAGGAAGGCGCGCTCGACAAGTTCGAGGGTTTCGCGAGCGAGCATGGCCCGAACTTCTACGGCCTGCCGCTAAACGGTGGCACAGTGACGCTGGAGCGCGGCGAGACGGTCGTCCCCGAGCGGTGCGGCGAAGTCGTGCCTTTCCATGCGGGCGAGACGCTGGGCTGGCGGCTGGTCTAA
- the rarD gene encoding EamA family transporter RarD, with translation MAQAPAPAGSDQGGLPYALGAYAIWGFVPLFFKLLTTVPPVEVLAQRIVWSLPLCFLIMAFRRQIGEYLAALKDWRALRLLLASSVLIAVNWLVYIFAIFTDHVLAASLGYYLNPLVNVMLGMIFLGERLSRLQAAAVAIAGVGVAILLAGALDTLWISLTLAFTFGTYGLIRKVAPVGSLPGLAIETTLLLPLSLAAAVYYIWLGDGRGFGSGAEISWLLAAGGVVTAVPLLLFATAARKMSYAALGFVQYLAPSIAFLLSLFVFDEPLKPAQLACFLLIWISIAVFSFDMWRKMRAERMMPAA, from the coding sequence ATGGCCCAAGCACCGGCCCCCGCGGGGAGCGATCAGGGCGGCTTGCCCTACGCGCTCGGCGCCTATGCGATCTGGGGTTTCGTCCCGCTCTTCTTCAAATTGCTCACGACCGTGCCGCCGGTCGAAGTGCTGGCGCAGCGCATCGTATGGTCGCTGCCGCTCTGCTTCCTCATCATGGCGTTCCGCCGCCAGATCGGCGAATATCTCGCCGCGCTGAAGGACTGGCGCGCGCTGCGGCTTCTGCTCGCGAGTTCGGTGCTGATCGCGGTCAACTGGCTGGTCTATATCTTCGCGATCTTCACCGACCATGTGCTCGCGGCCAGCCTCGGCTATTATCTCAACCCGCTGGTCAACGTCATGCTTGGCATGATCTTCCTCGGCGAAAGATTGAGCCGGCTGCAGGCGGCGGCGGTGGCGATCGCCGGGGTCGGGGTCGCGATCCTGCTCGCGGGCGCGCTCGACACTTTGTGGATCAGCCTGACGCTGGCCTTCACCTTCGGCACCTATGGCCTGATCCGCAAGGTCGCGCCGGTCGGCTCGCTGCCGGGGCTCGCGATCGAGACGACCCTGCTGCTGCCGCTCTCGCTGGCGGCGGCGGTCTATTATATCTGGCTCGGCGACGGGCGCGGTTTCGGTTCGGGCGCGGAGATCAGCTGGCTGCTCGCGGCGGGCGGCGTGGTCACTGCAGTGCCGCTGCTGCTCTTCGCGACCGCGGCGCGCAAGATGAGCTACGCCGCGCTCGGCTTCGTCCAGTATCTGGCGCCCAGCATCGCGTTCCTCTTGAGCCTCTTCGTCTTCGACGAACCGCTCAAGCCCGCACAGCTCGCCTGCTTCCTGCTGATCTGGATCAGCATCGCGGTGTTCAGCTTCGACATGTGGCGCAAGATGCGCGCCGAGCGGATGATGCCTGCGGCTTAG
- a CDS encoding glycine zipper 2TM domain-containing protein, with the protein MRIMTKGLLGAFAAIAVTATAPAYAGITTAPTKSEGFYKLEQESGFHKKNKRHRHYADQRVNSNTRIWRGDDGRYRCKKDNGTTGLLIGGAVGGLAGHEIAGNGDKLLGTVLGAAGGALLGREIDRDKYRCR; encoded by the coding sequence ATGCGTATCATGACCAAGGGCCTGCTGGGCGCCTTCGCCGCGATCGCCGTCACTGCGACCGCTCCCGCCTATGCCGGCATCACCACCGCGCCGACCAAGAGCGAGGGCTTTTACAAGCTCGAGCAGGAAAGCGGCTTCCACAAGAAGAACAAGCGCCACCGCCATTATGCCGACCAGCGCGTCAATTCGAACACCCGCATCTGGCGCGGCGACGATGGCCGCTACCGCTGCAAGAAGGACAATGGCACCACCGGTCTGTTGATCGGCGGCGCGGTCGGCGGGCTTGCCGGTCACGAGATTGCGGGCAACGGCGACAAGCTGCTCGGCACCGTGCTCGGCGCCGCCGGCGGCGCACTGCTGGGCCGCGAGATCGACCGCGACAAATATCGCTGCCGCTAA
- a CDS encoding arsenate reductase family protein — translation MKATIWHNPACGTSRKTLAVLQETPGVELTVVEYLKQPYEADKLRQLFEAANLSARDALRLRGTDAQERGVTEWNEDAIIAAMAANPAYVERPFVETDKGVRLCRPMEKVYEIL, via the coding sequence ATGAAAGCAACCATCTGGCACAACCCCGCCTGCGGCACCTCGCGCAAGACGCTCGCCGTGCTGCAGGAAACTCCCGGCGTCGAGCTGACCGTCGTCGAATATCTGAAGCAGCCGTACGAGGCGGACAAGCTGCGCCAGCTGTTCGAGGCCGCGAATCTCAGCGCCCGCGACGCGCTCCGCCTGCGCGGCACCGATGCGCAGGAGCGCGGCGTGACCGAGTGGAACGAGGACGCGATTATCGCCGCGATGGCGGCGAATCCCGCCTATGTCGAACGGCCCTTCGTCGAGACGGATAAGGGCGTGCGGCTGTGTAGGCCGATGGAAAAGGTCTACGAGATTCTTTGA
- a CDS encoding murein L,D-transpeptidase catalytic domain family protein → MNKLIDRRSMLGAVAAGAGALAAMPLRAQSLPGWSEQPAPFVPPPVDYVAVAKAQLGLQGRNITQTDRVGIVDFGLPSSRPRFALVDMVAGKVDMFPVTHGRGSDPQHDGWLKSFSNRVGSLASSRGAYRTSDYYWGANGSSMRLAGLEPDNYNADARAIVVHGAWYAEPSLIATQGKLGRSEGCFVFGEELLPLILYKLGPGRLLFADKLSLPPPAPVPFELPGTPAPGTENMVRTGAQQGVFPKTAD, encoded by the coding sequence GTGAACAAGTTGATCGATCGACGATCGATGCTGGGTGCGGTGGCCGCCGGTGCGGGAGCCTTGGCCGCGATGCCGCTGCGCGCGCAGTCGCTGCCGGGCTGGAGTGAGCAGCCGGCACCTTTCGTCCCGCCGCCGGTCGACTATGTCGCCGTCGCCAAGGCGCAATTGGGACTGCAAGGCCGCAATATCACGCAGACCGACCGCGTCGGCATCGTCGATTTCGGCCTGCCCTCGTCGCGCCCGCGCTTTGCGCTGGTCGACATGGTCGCGGGCAAGGTCGACATGTTTCCGGTGACGCACGGCCGAGGGTCCGACCCGCAGCACGACGGCTGGCTCAAGAGCTTTTCGAACCGCGTCGGCAGCCTGGCGAGTTCGCGCGGGGCCTATCGTACGAGCGACTATTATTGGGGCGCCAACGGATCGTCGATGCGTCTCGCGGGGCTGGAGCCCGACAATTACAACGCCGACGCGCGCGCGATCGTCGTGCACGGCGCCTGGTACGCCGAGCCGTCGCTGATCGCGACGCAGGGCAAGCTTGGGCGGAGCGAGGGCTGCTTCGTCTTCGGCGAGGAATTGCTGCCGCTGATCCTCTACAAGCTAGGGCCGGGGCGGCTGCTCTTTGCCGATAAGCTCAGCCTGCCTCCGCCGGCGCCGGTACCGTTCGAGCTGCCCGGCACGCCCGCGCCGGGGACCGAGAATATGGTGCGCACGGGTGCGCAGCAGGGTGTGTTTCCGAAGACGGCGGATTGA
- a CDS encoding L,D-transpeptidase family protein gives MVKISPIAAPLILPLALAASPALAQTNVKEDSVVLQPDKVVDDAPEIESAAEANLPSWSKANAEALLRAIESAGAEGLFAKDYNPEGLAAAIIGDDQAHLDRVATDSFLLLATHLRDGRTPNAARKQWFMTDSDADSMPLVSMLTAALVAGTIPETLAGFEPTHANFAALKAALANAKTTADANAIRVNMERWRWMPRDLGPTYIVTNVPEYQTRVIYDGVKIGEHKAVVGKPSTATPQLNPMATGVIVNPTWTLPRSIINEGIGATIARNPAAARAQGYTWTGSGKTLSVVQKAGANNALGVMKLEMLNPHAIYLHDTPSQGAFASATRAFSHGCIRTEKALKFSGLMTVWFAGKTPEEFGEAIASGETTRFGFEKPFPVYIAYWTAIPGEKGGVKKLADIYGRDAPVIASFAKPGRPAATMIAPPVVPTVASKADWVSVGN, from the coding sequence ATGGTCAAAATCTCCCCCATCGCCGCCCCGCTGATCCTGCCGCTCGCGCTCGCGGCTTCCCCCGCGCTCGCCCAGACCAACGTCAAGGAAGACTCGGTCGTTCTCCAGCCCGACAAGGTCGTCGACGACGCGCCCGAGATCGAAAGCGCCGCCGAGGCCAATCTACCGAGCTGGTCCAAAGCCAATGCCGAGGCGCTGCTCCGCGCGATCGAAAGCGCCGGCGCCGAGGGGCTGTTCGCCAAGGATTATAATCCCGAGGGGCTCGCCGCGGCGATCATCGGCGACGACCAGGCGCATCTCGACCGCGTCGCGACCGACAGCTTCCTGCTGCTTGCAACGCACCTGCGCGACGGGCGCACGCCGAACGCGGCGCGCAAACAGTGGTTCATGACCGACAGCGACGCCGACAGCATGCCGCTCGTCTCGATGCTGACTGCGGCGCTGGTCGCGGGGACGATCCCCGAGACGCTGGCGGGGTTCGAGCCGACGCACGCCAATTTCGCGGCGCTGAAGGCCGCGCTTGCGAACGCCAAGACCACCGCCGACGCCAATGCGATCCGCGTCAACATGGAGCGCTGGCGCTGGATGCCGCGCGACCTGGGCCCAACCTATATCGTCACCAACGTCCCCGAATATCAGACCCGCGTCATCTATGATGGCGTCAAGATCGGCGAGCACAAGGCGGTGGTCGGCAAGCCGTCGACCGCGACGCCGCAGCTCAACCCGATGGCGACCGGCGTCATCGTCAACCCGACGTGGACGCTGCCGCGCAGCATCATCAACGAGGGAATCGGCGCGACGATCGCGCGCAATCCCGCCGCCGCACGCGCGCAGGGCTATACCTGGACGGGAAGCGGCAAGACGCTGTCGGTGGTTCAAAAGGCCGGCGCGAACAATGCGCTCGGCGTGATGAAGCTCGAAATGCTCAATCCGCACGCCATCTACCTGCACGACACGCCGTCGCAGGGCGCCTTCGCCTCTGCGACCCGCGCGTTCAGCCACGGCTGCATCCGCACCGAAAAGGCGCTGAAATTCTCCGGGCTGATGACCGTGTGGTTCGCGGGTAAGACCCCCGAGGAATTCGGCGAGGCGATCGCCAGCGGCGAGACGACGCGCTTCGGCTTCGAAAAGCCGTTCCCCGTTTATATCGCCTATTGGACGGCGATACCCGGCGAGAAGGGCGGGGTGAAGAAGCTCGCCGACATCTATGGCCGCGACGCGCCGGTGATCGCCAGCTTTGCCAAGCCCGGCCGCCCCGCCGCGACGATGATCGCGCCGCCGGTGGTGCCGACGGTGGCGAGCAAGGCGGACTGGGTCAGCGTCGGGAATTGA
- the accC gene encoding acetyl-CoA carboxylase biotin carboxylase subunit, which translates to MSIEKLLIANRGEIALRIHRACHEMGIKTVAVHSTADADAMHVRLADQAVCIGPPAAKDSYLNIPAIISAAEVTGADAIHPGYGFLSENARFAEIIEAHNICFVGPKPEHIRTMGDKVEAKRTAVALGLPVVPGSPGAVTFSEETKRLAEAIGYPVLIKAASGGGGRGMKVVPDEDSLESLMGQASSEAAAAFGDPTVYMEKYLGNPRHIEFQVFGDGRGNAIHLGERDCSLQRRHQKVLEEAPSPVISAEERARMGKVCADAMAKMHYRGAGTIEFLWEAGEFFFIEMNTRIQVEHPVTEMITGFDLVREQIRIADGRDLSVRQEDLEFRGHAMECRINAEDPRTFLPSPGKVTQYHPAGGMHVRVDSGLYAGYSIPPYYDSMIGKLIVYGRSRESCMMRMRRALEEMVVSGVKTNIPLHQALLADPDVINGDYTIKWLEEWLARQDEEASA; encoded by the coding sequence ATGAGCATCGAAAAGCTTCTGATCGCTAACCGCGGCGAGATCGCGCTGCGCATCCACCGCGCGTGCCACGAGATGGGCATCAAGACCGTCGCGGTCCACTCGACCGCCGATGCCGACGCGATGCACGTCCGCCTGGCCGATCAGGCGGTGTGCATCGGCCCGCCCGCGGCGAAGGACAGCTATCTCAATATCCCCGCGATCATCTCGGCCGCCGAGGTGACGGGCGCCGACGCGATTCATCCGGGCTATGGCTTCCTGTCGGAAAATGCGCGTTTCGCCGAGATCATCGAGGCGCATAATATCTGCTTCGTCGGACCCAAGCCCGAGCATATCCGCACCATGGGCGACAAGGTCGAGGCAAAGCGGACCGCGGTGGCATTGGGCCTGCCGGTCGTTCCCGGCTCGCCCGGCGCGGTGACGTTCAGCGAAGAAACCAAGAGGCTCGCCGAGGCGATCGGCTATCCGGTGCTGATAAAGGCGGCGTCGGGCGGCGGCGGGCGCGGCATGAAGGTCGTGCCCGACGAAGACAGCCTCGAAAGCCTGATGGGGCAGGCCTCAAGCGAGGCCGCCGCGGCATTCGGCGACCCGACCGTCTATATGGAAAAATATCTCGGCAATCCGCGCCACATCGAATTCCAGGTGTTCGGCGACGGGCGGGGCAATGCCATCCATCTCGGCGAGCGCGACTGCTCGCTCCAGCGGCGGCACCAGAAGGTGCTCGAGGAAGCCCCGTCGCCGGTCATCTCGGCCGAGGAACGCGCGCGCATGGGCAAGGTGTGCGCCGACGCGATGGCCAAGATGCATTATCGCGGCGCGGGCACGATCGAGTTCCTGTGGGAAGCGGGCGAATTCTTCTTCATCGAGATGAACACGCGCATCCAGGTCGAGCATCCGGTGACCGAGATGATCACCGGCTTCGACCTCGTCCGCGAACAGATCCGCATTGCCGACGGCCGCGACCTGTCGGTACGGCAAGAGGATCTCGAATTCCGCGGCCATGCGATGGAATGCCGCATCAATGCCGAGGATCCGCGCACCTTCCTGCCCTCGCCGGGCAAGGTCACGCAATATCATCCGGCGGGCGGCATGCATGTGCGCGTCGATAGCGGGCTCTACGCCGGCTATTCGATCCCGCCCTATTACGACAGCATGATCGGCAAGCTGATCGTCTATGGCCGCAGCCGCGAAAGCTGCATGATGCGCATGCGCCGCGCGCTCGAGGAAATGGTGGTGAGCGGGGTCAAGACCAACATCCCGCTGCATCAGGCGCTGCTCGCCGATCCCGATGTGATCAACGGCGATTATACGATCAAGTGGCTCGAGGAATGGCTGGCGCGGCAGGACGAGGAAGCTTCGGCCTGA
- the accB gene encoding acetyl-CoA carboxylase biotin carboxyl carrier protein, which produces MGDHKDDGINIDPAYVRALAELLDDTSLTEIEVEDGDRKVRVARKVPAAAAAPVAYAPAPVAAAPAAPVPAAPAAAPAAPAADSFADAVKSPMVGTVYLSPEPGAANFASIGSAVKAGDTILIIEAMKVMNPITAPAAGTLKAVHVENSQPVEYDQPLFTIA; this is translated from the coding sequence ATGGGTGACCATAAAGACGATGGCATCAATATCGATCCGGCCTATGTGCGTGCGCTCGCCGAGCTGCTCGACGACACCAGCCTCACCGAGATCGAAGTCGAAGACGGCGACCGCAAGGTGCGCGTCGCGCGCAAGGTACCCGCCGCCGCCGCGGCACCGGTCGCCTATGCCCCCGCGCCGGTCGCCGCGGCGCCCGCCGCACCTGTTCCGGCTGCGCCCGCCGCCGCTCCGGCCGCGCCCGCCGCCGACAGTTTCGCCGACGCGGTGAAATCGCCGATGGTTGGCACCGTCTATCTGTCGCCCGAACCCGGCGCCGCCAATTTCGCGAGCATCGGCTCGGCGGTAAAGGCCGGCGACACGATCCTGATCATCGAGGCGATGAAGGTGATGAACCCGATCACCGCGCCCGCGGCGGGCACGCTGAAGGCCGTGCACGTCGAGAACAGCCAGCCGGTCGAATATGACCAGCCGCTGTTCACCATCGCCTGA
- a CDS encoding type II 3-dehydroquinate dehydratase: MTDKPTVYVLSGPNLNLLGTREPEIYGHDTLNDIHARLEGQAEALGLRLECRQTNHEGVLIDWLHEAYVAGAKAVLLNAGGYTHTSVALHDAIKSIKVPVIEVHLSDPMKRESFRHISYIGMVAVAHFAGHGAESYTLALDAAASL, from the coding sequence TTGACCGACAAGCCAACCGTCTATGTCCTCTCCGGCCCCAATCTCAACCTGCTCGGCACGCGCGAGCCCGAAATCTATGGGCATGATACGTTGAACGACATCCATGCGCGGCTCGAGGGGCAGGCCGAAGCGCTCGGCCTCAGGCTCGAGTGCCGCCAGACCAACCATGAGGGCGTGCTGATCGACTGGTTGCATGAGGCCTATGTCGCGGGCGCGAAGGCGGTTTTGCTCAATGCCGGGGGCTATACGCACACCTCGGTTGCGCTCCACGACGCGATCAAATCGATCAAGGTGCCGGTGATCGAGGTCCATCTGTCCGACCCGATGAAGCGCGAATCCTTTCGCCATATCAGCTATATAGGCATGGTGGCCGTAGCGCATTTCGCGGGGCACGGCGCAGAGAGCTATACGCTGGCGCTGGACGCCGCCGCGTCTCTCTGA
- the thiS gene encoding sulfur carrier protein ThiS — translation MISIILNGDPRQVRAGSIADLVASLGLDVNKVAVERNRAIVPRSTLADVALAEGDALEIVHFVGGGC, via the coding sequence TTGATCTCGATCATCCTCAACGGCGACCCGCGGCAGGTGCGCGCAGGCAGCATCGCCGACCTGGTCGCGTCGCTGGGGCTGGACGTGAACAAGGTCGCGGTCGAGCGCAACCGCGCGATCGTGCCGCGCTCGACCCTCGCCGACGTCGCGCTCGCCGAGGGCGATGCGCTGGAAATCGTGCATTTCGTAGGAGGCGGTTGTTGA
- a CDS encoding bifunctional sulfur carrier protein/thiazole synthase protein: MTDSWSVAGRTFTSRLIVGTGKYKDFEQNAAAVDASGAEIVTVAVRRVNVSDPSAPMLTDFIDPKKITYLPNTAGCFNADDAIRTLRLAREAGGWDLVKLEVLGEAKTLYPNMRETLEATEVLAKEGFLPMVYCVDDPIAAKQLEDAGAVAIMPLGAPIGSGLGIQNRVTIRLIVEGASVPVLVDAGVGTASDAAVAMELGCDGVLMNTAIAEAKDPVLMARAMKRAVEAGRDAYLAGRMGLRKYADPSSPLAGLI; encoded by the coding sequence TTGACCGACAGTTGGAGCGTTGCCGGACGGACTTTCACCTCGCGGCTGATCGTCGGCACCGGCAAATATAAGGATTTCGAGCAGAATGCCGCCGCGGTTGACGCGTCGGGCGCCGAGATCGTCACCGTCGCGGTGCGCCGCGTCAATGTGTCGGATCCGAGCGCACCGATGCTGACCGACTTTATCGATCCCAAGAAGATCACCTATCTTCCCAACACCGCGGGCTGCTTCAACGCCGACGATGCGATCCGCACGCTGCGGCTGGCGCGCGAGGCGGGGGGCTGGGATTTGGTCAAGCTAGAGGTCCTCGGCGAGGCGAAGACGCTCTATCCGAACATGCGCGAGACGCTCGAGGCGACCGAGGTGCTTGCCAAGGAAGGCTTCCTGCCGATGGTCTATTGCGTCGATGACCCGATCGCCGCGAAACAGCTCGAAGATGCCGGTGCGGTCGCGATCATGCCCTTGGGCGCGCCGATCGGGTCGGGGCTCGGCATCCAGAACCGCGTCACGATCCGGCTGATCGTCGAGGGGGCCTCGGTGCCGGTGCTCGTCGATGCCGGCGTCGGCACCGCGAGCGACGCCGCGGTGGCGATGGAGCTCGGCTGCGACGGCGTGCTGATGAACACCGCGATCGCCGAGGCGAAGGACCCAGTGCTGATGGCGCGCGCGATGAAGCGAGCGGTCGAGGCCGGGCGCGACGCCTACCTCGCCGGCCGCATGGGGCTGCGCAAATATGCCGACCCGTCGAGCCCGCTCGCGGGGCTGATCTGA